Below is a genomic region from Enterobacter hormaechei subsp. xiangfangensis.
TTCCCGCCAGAGGATAAAAACGCACCACCGCCGACAAAACCGGTGCAAAGTGGTATCGAGTCATCTACGCCGGATACCAACGATCGCGGCAATAACGGCGGCCCGACTCAGGTCAATCTCTGACAATTACGTTCTGTACCCGCGCAATGGAGCAAATGATGCAGTTCTCTAAAATGCATGGCCTTGGCAACGACTTTATGGTCGTCGACGCGGTAACGCAGAATGTCTTTTTCTCCCCGGAACTGATCCGTCGTCTGGCGGATCGACACGTGGGCGTGGGGTTTGACCAGCTGCTGGTGGTGGAGCCGCCTTACGATCCTGACCTGGACTT
It encodes:
- the lptM gene encoding LPS translocon maturation chaperone LptM; translated protein: MKNVFRTLVVLVTLFSLTGCGLKGPLYFPPEDKNAPPPTKPVQSGIESSTPDTNDRGNNGGPTQVNL